Proteins found in one Moritella sp. Urea-trap-13 genomic segment:
- a CDS encoding PQQ-binding-like beta-propeller repeat protein has protein sequence MDTNTKFRLTALSAVVTLSTLMSGCSMINTDAQPKELPKYKLTDWKPVGVPNAGPMSDTVPVLNTFHTMHGSINNTDQLMIATAPEQKLAWVAETQFYVPEGPSIDQQGNLYFSPFRPNEDVSLVSLDGETGERRWTLPANGDLNGSGATLILNSPEHQQEVIYHSTYHNIWAVKTDGTILWTKKTGLTWINSDYISPHAWGVNFIPGLNALSVVTGNGKIVLFDRLTGEALLDEVFDLPGSPAVNNLEARPPEFVRNRADEAAAEQFGKPQSGDGLFTTITDIIFGGGSEVTNFYASDPISNRLYVAATAPDELDGTKDNVSELGALYALDIVETTEGRYKLDIAGRFDFDGGTGATPSVSNDGQKVFTTDEHGNIIALSRDLTEIWRVNVGEQIAASPAISADNGEIYAITMHKIVKVQDNGDSGELVWDANIDVFPGFDSINALTPTITANGIAVSIGAVNSFGSVDLMVGVGFGLLDKDTGNVISFVEGAEESIAVTVIAPDGGFAIGHSPTRRLAAKGILSANAAPLIGGIARYVPTNPELLARDAVCMAVRYTERQQSYSQIDNSQAYQWDNKQINVLVNQASKALGREIGDLTQECAALTVQLDKVGNTAT, from the coding sequence ATGGATACGAATACAAAATTTCGATTAACAGCACTCTCTGCTGTCGTCACATTGTCGACATTGATGTCTGGTTGCTCGATGATTAATACCGATGCACAGCCAAAAGAACTCCCTAAGTATAAATTGACTGATTGGAAACCTGTTGGCGTACCCAACGCTGGGCCTATGAGTGATACGGTGCCGGTACTAAATACCTTCCATACTATGCACGGCAGTATTAATAATACTGACCAACTGATGATTGCTACCGCACCAGAGCAAAAGCTAGCTTGGGTTGCTGAAACTCAGTTTTATGTACCAGAAGGCCCGTCGATTGATCAGCAAGGCAACTTGTATTTTAGTCCTTTTCGCCCTAATGAAGATGTGAGTCTGGTTTCTCTTGATGGTGAAACGGGTGAGCGACGTTGGACACTACCTGCTAACGGCGACCTAAATGGCTCAGGTGCAACGCTGATTTTGAACTCTCCTGAGCATCAACAAGAAGTTATTTATCATTCGACGTATCACAATATTTGGGCGGTAAAGACTGATGGCACTATCTTATGGACCAAAAAAACCGGCCTAACATGGATTAATTCTGACTATATATCACCCCATGCTTGGGGGGTAAACTTCATACCGGGATTAAATGCATTAAGCGTGGTAACGGGGAATGGTAAAATTGTATTGTTTGATCGACTCACTGGTGAAGCATTACTCGATGAAGTATTTGATCTACCGGGTTCACCAGCGGTGAATAACCTTGAAGCTAGACCACCTGAGTTTGTGCGTAATAGGGCTGATGAAGCCGCGGCAGAGCAATTTGGTAAACCACAAAGTGGAGACGGCCTATTTACTACTATCACCGATATTATCTTTGGTGGTGGTAGTGAAGTGACTAACTTTTATGCCAGCGACCCAATCTCGAATCGTTTGTACGTAGCTGCAACCGCCCCTGATGAACTTGATGGCACCAAAGATAATGTATCAGAGCTTGGTGCATTGTATGCGTTGGATATTGTCGAAACTACAGAGGGGCGTTACAAATTAGATATTGCAGGGCGTTTTGATTTCGATGGTGGTACAGGGGCAACACCATCAGTAAGTAACGATGGTCAAAAGGTGTTTACTACGGATGAACACGGCAATATTATTGCACTTTCTCGTGATTTAACCGAAATTTGGCGTGTTAATGTCGGTGAGCAAATTGCGGCATCTCCGGCAATTAGTGCTGATAATGGTGAAATATACGCGATCACTATGCACAAAATTGTGAAAGTGCAAGACAATGGTGATTCAGGTGAATTAGTGTGGGACGCTAATATTGATGTATTCCCTGGTTTTGATTCCATTAATGCATTAACACCAACGATTACCGCTAACGGCATTGCGGTGAGTATTGGTGCGGTGAACAGTTTTGGTAGCGTTGATTTAATGGTTGGTGTCGGTTTTGGCTTACTTGATAAAGATACGGGTAATGTGATCAGTTTTGTCGAGGGTGCAGAGGAGTCGATTGCAGTAACGGTTATCGCCCCTGATGGTGGTTTTGCAATTGGTCATTCACCAACACGTCGATTAGCCGCTAAAGGTATATTAAGTGCTAACGCTGCGCCGCTCATTGGTGGTATTGCCCGTTACGTACCGACGAATCCCGAATTACTTGCCCGTGATGCGGTATGTATGGCCGTTCGTTATACTGAGCGCCAACAAAGTTACAGTCAAATTGATAACTCCCAAGCTTACCAGTGGGATAATAAACAAATTAATGTGTTAGTTAATCAGGCGAGCAAAGCGTTAGGACGTGAAATCGGTGATTTAACCCAAGAGTGTGCAGCATTAACGGTACAACTCGATAAAGTTGGTAATACGGCCACTTAA
- a CDS encoding TonB-dependent receptor has protein sequence MMKSKAIPIAPVIISALLPLTSFAKEVVSEPEPITLTQEVAAISSVTTTTETTTATSKTEIPEINLAPLPTTKANRAVFIRGFSSLDTQATKNSAVTINHDDVYMGRTVGLAADVVDLEDVVYSRGPTTNVGRNALAGSVDYVSVKPKDEFELQQQFSVGSQNELKSKTMINIPLSDTLSGRFSISSFSREGAITSTSEKATGNFGDIDTSAVTGALRWMPNKHLTVDYAYDYSDADYLSPYIQLLASDSLNPGDANEERQASTDLYLEDTNDHTAQGHRLGVEWQFNERTKFESISSYRMSDGNTDAVIGTQESIAGGTLDVSQWSQEFRLNSRVVNDRINFSLGTLYYSEDSDSTAYADNSRYVNNTDYKGFAPGQLYQGVQTSTFATSTQGELENIAVYGEASFIPAILNNKFTITTGLRQEWVNVDANKQYDGNCKLTPTGGVIMDPTNPYNGTALAIAGALCPGTWEGTGIPLPGNDIDDVYVESSASFKMLLPSIKLNYEIGREKNIYTSVRKGWNPGGFNALAGVENFASGFDEETMMTYDIGFQGNFANRALQLNAVAFYNDINNHQANTSNRVHPTMVDTYNVQKAHSYGVDLDLFAFLSKNAMVKFNYSYLQMEYDEYSHRDEVKSRIPGANPIINPITRDVPDAIPQAPEQTILTSFIYRFDKTDFGQPTVLLTNIYRGAFYSSNNGLDILENDSFSLINLDLTLAEIPLKTGELAINLWAKNLFDEEYTLAKYGYGYGSGATSGPVIGVFGPERTFGIKVNYTF, from the coding sequence ATGATGAAATCAAAAGCAATCCCAATTGCACCCGTCATTATCAGTGCATTATTACCACTAACATCATTTGCTAAGGAAGTAGTAAGTGAGCCCGAGCCCATCACATTAACGCAAGAAGTGGCCGCTATTTCTTCGGTAACTACAACGACTGAAACGACTACAGCTACAAGCAAAACTGAGATCCCAGAAATAAACCTTGCCCCCCTGCCAACAACTAAAGCCAACAGGGCTGTTTTTATTCGTGGTTTTTCAAGCCTAGACACACAAGCAACAAAAAATAGTGCCGTTACCATCAACCATGATGACGTTTATATGGGCAGAACCGTTGGTCTAGCTGCTGACGTAGTCGACCTTGAGGATGTTGTCTATAGTCGTGGACCAACAACTAATGTTGGTCGCAATGCATTAGCCGGTAGTGTTGACTATGTTTCAGTTAAACCAAAAGACGAATTTGAACTCCAACAACAGTTTTCAGTTGGTAGCCAAAATGAGCTTAAATCAAAAACCATGATTAACATTCCGCTTAGCGATACCCTAAGCGGACGCTTCAGTATTTCTAGTTTTAGCCGTGAGGGCGCGATAACATCCACCAGCGAAAAAGCGACCGGTAACTTTGGCGATATTGATACCAGTGCGGTTACAGGTGCATTACGCTGGATGCCGAACAAACACCTCACCGTCGATTATGCCTATGATTATTCTGACGCCGATTACCTCAGCCCTTATATTCAATTATTAGCCAGCGATAGCTTAAACCCTGGTGATGCTAATGAAGAGCGTCAAGCTTCGACTGATTTATATTTAGAAGACACCAATGATCATACTGCACAAGGACATCGTCTTGGCGTTGAATGGCAATTTAACGAGCGTACTAAATTTGAATCTATTAGTTCGTACAGAATGTCAGATGGCAATACAGATGCAGTTATCGGCACACAGGAGTCTATTGCAGGTGGTACTTTAGATGTCAGTCAGTGGTCACAAGAATTTCGTTTAAACAGCCGTGTTGTTAACGACCGAATTAACTTTAGCCTCGGTACTTTGTATTATAGCGAAGACAGCGATTCAACCGCATATGCAGACAATTCACGCTATGTAAATAACACTGACTATAAAGGCTTTGCGCCCGGTCAATTATATCAAGGGGTACAGACATCGACCTTTGCAACATCAACGCAAGGTGAACTAGAAAATATCGCTGTCTATGGTGAAGCCAGCTTCATTCCGGCAATACTTAATAATAAATTCACCATTACCACTGGATTACGTCAAGAATGGGTTAATGTCGATGCCAATAAACAGTACGATGGTAATTGTAAATTAACACCGACTGGTGGCGTGATAATGGATCCGACCAATCCCTATAATGGCACTGCACTTGCAATTGCAGGGGCTCTTTGTCCTGGTACTTGGGAAGGAACCGGAATACCACTCCCTGGCAATGATATTGACGACGTTTACGTTGAAAGCTCTGCCTCATTCAAAATGCTATTACCCTCAATTAAATTGAATTATGAAATCGGCCGTGAGAAGAACATTTATACTTCAGTACGTAAAGGTTGGAACCCTGGTGGCTTTAATGCCCTTGCCGGTGTAGAAAATTTCGCAAGCGGTTTTGATGAAGAAACCATGATGACCTACGACATCGGTTTTCAAGGTAACTTTGCTAATCGCGCGCTACAACTAAACGCTGTTGCGTTCTACAACGACATAAATAACCACCAAGCTAATACATCGAATCGCGTACATCCAACAATGGTCGATACCTACAATGTACAAAAAGCCCATTCGTATGGTGTGGATCTAGATTTGTTCGCCTTCCTATCTAAAAACGCCATGGTTAAATTCAACTATTCGTACTTACAAATGGAATATGATGAATACAGCCACAGAGATGAAGTGAAATCAAGAATACCAGGTGCCAACCCTATCATTAACCCTATAACCCGTGATGTACCCGATGCGATCCCGCAGGCACCAGAACAAACTATCCTAACGTCGTTTATTTATCGCTTTGATAAAACTGACTTTGGCCAACCAACGGTATTGCTAACTAATATTTATAGAGGCGCATTTTACAGCAGTAACAACGGTTTAGACATATTAGAGAATGACAGTTTCTCATTAATAAACTTAGATCTTACACTGGCAGAAATCCCGCTTAAAACAGGCGAGCTTGCAATCAACCTATGGGCCAAGAATTTATTCGATGAAGAGTACACATTGGCGAAGTACGGCTATGGTTATGGCTCAGGTGCAACATCAGGTCCCGTCATTGGCGTGTTTGGTCCAGAGCGCACTTTTGGTATAAAGGTTAATTACACCTTTTAG
- a CDS encoding alkyl/aryl-sulfatase: MFNKKHVSTLIQNNMQNNFNLKKHLPLAVIASGSLFLAACGPNTDETLSSTNPDKYGFTAASEYTVDLNQAVLEELPFENKQDFTDANRGFIATLSEFVVKYSDGTTIMDLAAYDFVNGKAPNSVNPSLWRQAKLNNINGLFKVTEGIYQIRGFDLANMTIITGKTGWIIVDPLTTAETAKKSLEFVNEQLGYRPVSTIVFTHSHMDHFGGVSGLLEAAGNDVADIKVVAPGGFMEEATNENIIAGPAMSKRASYMYGNLLPRSERGHVDAGLGKAVPFGTFSILEPTLTVNSDETKVIDGVEFEFQIVSGTEAPSEFTFYLPAMKAYCGAEMVSKTMHNLYTLRGAQVRDAVEWSKSIDAAIEEQKDAEIYFGSHHWPVWGQENINEFLVTQRDTYQYIHDQSVRMLNAGLTPKEIAEEIEMPPKLANTFSSRGYYGTAKHNAKAIYQKYLGWYNANPVTLDPLPEYQTASKYVKLMGGVEAVIINAQAAYDKGEYRWSAELLNHVVFADADNEQAKELLASSYDQLGYQAESAPWRDVYLSGAYELRHGAADKVIDLASMKVILLQTPVDKFFESMAARVIGPDAFGEEFTLNINFTDLKKNYVLILDNAVLRHELAAKDMTADATLNISHELFIDLVIGVAGVSEVLLSDDLSIEGSKLGLVNFFSLLDQPEGVFNIVTP; encoded by the coding sequence ATGTTCAATAAAAAGCACGTAAGCACACTTATTCAGAATAATATGCAGAATAACTTTAATTTAAAAAAGCATTTACCATTAGCAGTGATTGCTTCTGGTAGTTTGTTTTTAGCTGCTTGTGGCCCTAACACGGACGAGACATTATCTAGTACTAACCCTGACAAGTATGGTTTCACCGCGGCGTCTGAATATACCGTCGATCTGAATCAAGCTGTACTTGAAGAACTTCCTTTCGAAAATAAACAAGATTTTACTGATGCTAATCGTGGCTTTATTGCCACACTATCTGAGTTTGTTGTTAAATATAGCGATGGCACAACGATTATGGACTTGGCTGCATATGACTTTGTTAATGGCAAAGCGCCAAATAGTGTCAACCCCAGTTTATGGCGCCAAGCGAAGTTAAATAACATCAACGGTCTGTTTAAAGTGACTGAAGGCATTTATCAAATCCGAGGTTTTGATTTAGCCAACATGACTATTATTACAGGTAAAACCGGTTGGATAATTGTTGATCCACTCACTACTGCTGAAACCGCGAAAAAATCCCTCGAATTTGTGAATGAACAGCTAGGTTACCGTCCTGTCTCGACGATTGTCTTCACACACAGCCATATGGACCATTTTGGTGGTGTATCTGGCTTACTTGAAGCTGCAGGTAATGATGTTGCGGATATTAAAGTTGTCGCACCTGGTGGTTTTATGGAAGAAGCGACCAACGAAAACATTATCGCGGGTCCGGCGATGAGTAAACGTGCAAGTTATATGTACGGTAATTTATTACCACGCTCGGAAAGAGGGCACGTTGACGCTGGTTTAGGTAAAGCGGTACCGTTTGGTACCTTTAGTATTTTAGAACCAACGTTAACAGTAAATAGTGATGAGACTAAGGTTATTGATGGTGTTGAATTCGAATTCCAAATTGTATCGGGTACCGAAGCACCGTCAGAATTTACTTTCTATTTACCTGCAATGAAAGCTTATTGCGGTGCCGAAATGGTATCTAAAACAATGCACAATTTGTATACATTACGTGGCGCACAAGTGCGTGATGCGGTGGAATGGAGCAAATCGATTGATGCAGCTATCGAGGAACAAAAAGACGCTGAAATTTATTTTGGTAGTCACCATTGGCCGGTATGGGGACAAGAAAATATTAATGAATTCTTAGTCACCCAGCGCGATACTTATCAGTACATTCACGACCAATCAGTACGTATGCTCAACGCGGGTTTAACACCAAAAGAAATCGCTGAAGAAATTGAAATGCCACCTAAGCTCGCGAATACGTTTTCTAGTCGTGGTTATTACGGCACAGCGAAACATAATGCCAAAGCGATTTATCAAAAATACCTAGGCTGGTACAACGCCAACCCTGTAACACTTGATCCGCTGCCTGAATATCAGACTGCGTCTAAATACGTGAAATTAATGGGCGGTGTGGAAGCGGTGATTATTAATGCACAAGCGGCTTATGATAAAGGTGAATACCGTTGGAGTGCTGAGCTATTAAATCACGTAGTGTTTGCTGATGCAGATAATGAGCAAGCCAAAGAATTATTGGCGAGTAGTTATGATCAGCTAGGTTATCAAGCGGAGTCGGCACCTTGGCGTGATGTTTATCTTTCTGGTGCTTATGAGTTACGTCATGGCGCAGCAGACAAGGTTATTGATTTAGCATCAATGAAAGTGATTCTATTACAAACGCCAGTTGATAAGTTCTTTGAAAGTATGGCTGCGCGCGTTATTGGTCCTGATGCATTTGGTGAAGAGTTCACGTTAAACATTAATTTCACTGACTTGAAGAAAAACTATGTGTTAATACTGGATAACGCAGTATTACGTCATGAACTTGCAGCTAAAGATATGACAGCGGATGCGACATTAAATATTAGTCATGAGCTATTTATTGACTTGGTTATTGGTGTGGCAGGTGTTTCTGAAGTATTACTATCAGATGACTTAAGTATTGAAGGCAGTAAACTTGGTTTAGTTAACTTCTTCTCGTTGCTTGACCAACCAGAAGGGGTATTTAATATCGTTACGCCATAG
- a CDS encoding AraC family transcriptional regulator, translating into MNQAVKYTTVAAWSLSIANALDAMDFDPNEVFKNAGISLADINDDPNSLLDIKQMTALWKEVALITQMPHFGLLVGKYSNIKKNHIYNHLIKKSDSLLQVLEGLPSYYGKLSNSVCLTLNNTPHLLGVTISPLEGVEISDMSIDAFFSSFVSVINDFVDSDSFIHHVDLVRSKPKSIRPWVDSFSCETKFAQEVNCLWLNKSVLTQFSVKSLMHEKKIASDTELDKMSLTEKIERLLHSSIANSEPTLDEIAAMLNMSVRSISRSLKEEGLSFRDILKHKRQELAVHYLTKTADPILTISENLGYKNMGNFTRAFQTWFSQSPSQYREKHNEERETK; encoded by the coding sequence ATGAATCAAGCAGTCAAGTACACAACGGTCGCGGCATGGAGCTTATCTATTGCGAATGCGCTAGATGCGATGGATTTCGATCCTAATGAAGTGTTTAAAAATGCTGGTATTTCATTAGCAGATATAAACGATGACCCAAATTCATTGCTAGATATAAAACAAATGACCGCGCTTTGGAAAGAAGTTGCGCTGATCACCCAGATGCCGCACTTTGGTTTGCTCGTCGGAAAATATTCAAATATAAAAAAGAATCATATTTATAACCACCTGATTAAAAAGTCAGATTCATTACTGCAAGTACTTGAAGGGCTACCGAGCTATTACGGTAAATTAAGTAATTCGGTATGTCTTACCTTGAATAATACCCCGCATTTACTTGGCGTTACTATTTCACCACTTGAAGGTGTCGAAATTAGTGATATGTCTATTGATGCATTCTTCTCTTCTTTTGTCAGTGTTATTAATGACTTTGTCGATTCAGATTCATTTATACATCATGTTGATCTGGTGCGCAGTAAACCTAAAAGTATCCGACCTTGGGTAGACAGCTTTAGTTGTGAGACTAAATTTGCTCAGGAAGTTAATTGCTTATGGTTGAATAAATCGGTGTTAACGCAGTTCTCAGTAAAAAGCCTGATGCATGAAAAGAAAATAGCCAGTGATACTGAGCTTGATAAAATGTCGTTAACTGAAAAAATTGAACGCTTGCTCCATAGCTCTATTGCTAATAGCGAACCAACGCTTGATGAAATTGCGGCGATGTTGAACATGAGCGTGCGCTCAATTAGCCGCAGTTTGAAAGAAGAAGGCTTGAGCTTTAGAGATATTTTAAAGCACAAACGCCAAGAACTGGCTGTGCATTATTTGACAAAAACAGCGGATCCAATCTTAACCATCTCGGAAAATTTAGGCTATAAGAATATGGGTAACTTCACCCGCGCATTCCAAACCTGGTTTAGTCAATCACCATCGCAATACCGTGAAAAGCATAATGAAGAGCGTGAAACGAAATAG
- a CDS encoding nitrous oxide reductase accessory protein NosL: MFNSKLKGFLLGTLLDKSLGKSLRKPLGMSLVILFTLVGCGEQSEQKMMVQQAVKIEQADSCHLCGMTISNFPGPKGESYTANQDNINKFCSTRDLFGFILQPENKRQVKEVFVHDMSKTPWGQPNDEHFIDAKQAWFVIGSSKTGAMGQTLGSFSTKSDAEIFAQEFGGKLYKFADITLADL; this comes from the coding sequence ATGTTTAACTCGAAATTAAAAGGCTTTTTATTAGGAACACTATTAGATAAATCGTTAGGAAAGTCGTTAAGAAAGCCATTAGGAATGTCGTTAGTAATATTGTTCACCCTTGTTGGTTGCGGTGAACAAAGCGAGCAAAAAATGATGGTGCAGCAAGCGGTAAAGATTGAACAAGCGGATAGCTGCCATTTATGTGGCATGACAATCAGTAATTTCCCTGGGCCGAAAGGCGAAAGTTATACTGCCAACCAAGACAATATTAACAAGTTTTGCTCTACGCGGGATCTGTTTGGTTTTATTCTTCAACCTGAAAACAAACGTCAAGTGAAAGAAGTCTTTGTGCATGACATGAGTAAAACACCTTGGGGCCAACCAAACGATGAGCACTTTATTGATGCTAAACAGGCTTGGTTTGTTATTGGCTCAAGCAAGACAGGTGCGATGGGGCAGACGTTAGGTAGTTTTAGTACTAAATCGGATGCTGAAATTTTTGCACAGGAATTTGGTGGTAAACTGTATAAATTTGCTGATATTACGCTTGCAGACCTTTAA
- a CDS encoding ABC transporter permease translates to MSAILAVATKEFQDGLRNRWFVSITAVFAILSLGLSYYGAAASGGEGGASLSSTIASLSSLAVFLIPLIALLLSYDSFVGEQEAGTLLLLLTYPLSKGQLLLGKFVGQGAIITLATVLGFGSAAVMIGLQSGFEGVFAAFGLFIVTATLLGLVFISVAYVISIAVNEKSKAAGIALLVWFFFVLVFDLALLAALVGVDDGLTQQGLVNVMMFNPADVFRLINLAALDSGDVNGVIAVAINSSQSISVLMTIMVAWVLVPLTVARVVFANKKL, encoded by the coding sequence ATGAGTGCTATTTTAGCAGTTGCTACAAAAGAGTTTCAAGACGGGTTAAGAAACCGTTGGTTTGTGTCTATTACCGCGGTGTTTGCTATTTTATCGTTAGGCTTGAGTTATTACGGCGCGGCGGCATCGGGTGGTGAGGGGGGCGCTTCGCTGTCTTCAACGATTGCTAGTTTATCTAGCCTTGCAGTATTTTTGATCCCACTTATTGCATTATTACTGAGTTACGACAGCTTTGTCGGCGAGCAGGAAGCGGGCACCTTACTGTTGCTACTGACGTATCCGCTCAGTAAGGGACAACTGTTACTGGGCAAGTTTGTCGGCCAAGGCGCCATTATTACCTTAGCGACGGTACTGGGTTTTGGCAGTGCTGCCGTTATGATTGGCTTGCAATCTGGATTTGAGGGAGTGTTTGCTGCCTTTGGATTATTCATTGTCACTGCAACCTTGCTTGGGCTGGTATTTATCAGCGTGGCTTACGTGATAAGCATTGCGGTGAATGAGAAATCAAAAGCCGCTGGTATCGCCTTATTGGTGTGGTTTTTCTTTGTATTGGTATTTGATTTGGCGTTACTGGCGGCGTTAGTGGGGGTCGATGATGGTTTGACTCAACAAGGGCTAGTCAATGTGATGATGTTTAATCCTGCCGATGTGTTTCGCTTAATTAACCTAGCGGCGCTAGATAGCGGCGATGTCAATGGCGTGATTGCGGTGGCGATTAACTCTAGCCAATCTATCTCGGTGTTAATGACGATCATGGTGGCGTGGGTCCTCGTGCCTTTAACGGTGGCGAGAGTTGTGTTTGCCAATAAGAAACTTTAG
- a CDS encoding ABC transporter ATP-binding protein codes for MTSSIVAMTNVSKHFQQLKALNNISLQLAEGEVLGLFGHNGAGKTTMMKVILGIEKASSGDVTIFGRDPQSKQAWQDRRHIGYLPENVSFYDHLTGVEVLRYFAKLKSVPRSQVAELLALVGLTHAMQRQVKTYSKGMRQRLGLAQAFLGEPKLLLLDEPTVGLDPTATQEFYHSVDSLKQRGASIILCSHVLPGVEQHIERAMILSGGQAIAIGSLAQLRQQARLPVIIQTRGISTQLSADPLLTPFIQENGSLHVQEHEKISVLKQVMAYDGILDISVEPASLEQLYQHYLAHASAIQSLSSTAVKLAETANAAVSVTVTATKGVVS; via the coding sequence ATGACCTCTTCAATTGTAGCAATGACCAATGTCAGTAAGCATTTTCAGCAATTAAAAGCATTAAACAACATTTCCCTTCAGCTTGCAGAAGGTGAAGTACTGGGGTTGTTTGGCCACAACGGTGCCGGCAAAACCACCATGATGAAAGTTATCTTAGGTATTGAAAAAGCCAGCAGTGGTGATGTCACTATTTTTGGTCGAGATCCGCAGTCAAAACAAGCCTGGCAAGATCGTCGCCATATCGGTTACCTGCCTGAAAATGTGAGTTTTTATGACCATCTCACTGGCGTGGAAGTATTACGTTATTTTGCCAAATTAAAGTCGGTGCCACGGAGTCAAGTTGCTGAGTTGCTGGCGTTAGTAGGCTTGACCCATGCGATGCAACGTCAGGTTAAAACCTATTCGAAAGGCATGCGCCAACGATTAGGTTTAGCGCAAGCTTTTCTTGGTGAGCCTAAATTGTTGTTACTTGATGAACCTACAGTGGGTCTCGATCCCACTGCAACCCAAGAGTTTTATCATTCGGTAGACAGCTTAAAGCAGCGTGGTGCCAGTATTATTTTATGCTCTCACGTATTACCAGGTGTTGAACAACATATCGAACGGGCGATGATCTTATCGGGCGGACAAGCTATTGCGATTGGCAGTTTGGCACAATTACGTCAACAAGCCCGTTTACCGGTGATTATTCAGACTCGGGGTATCAGTACGCAATTAAGTGCCGATCCGCTATTAACCCCTTTCATCCAAGAAAACGGTAGTTTACATGTGCAAGAGCATGAAAAAATTAGTGTGTTAAAGCAGGTCATGGCGTATGACGGTATACTTGATATCAGTGTCGAACCGGCTAGTTTAGAGCAGTTGTATCAGCATTATTTGGCTCATGCTAGCGCTATTCAAAGTTTGTCTAGTACAGCTGTAAAGCTTGCTGAAACGGCTAATGCAGCTGTTAGTGTCACTGTGACTGCAACGAAAGGAGTCGTATCATGA